A genomic segment from Spongiibacter sp. IMCC21906 encodes:
- the mtnC gene encoding acireductone synthase, whose translation MIKAIVTDIEGTTSAIDFVHKTLFPYAAAKLPDFVRANANTPAVKAVLRETAQIANLDTSHTEALIQQLLDWIAEDKKITPLKTIQGLIWEDGYRQGDYQAHMYQDAVTKLKEWHQQGIPLYVYSSGSIHAQKLFFEFSEAGNLLPLFSGHFDTTTGPKKEAASYQAIQQALNIPATDILFLSDIVEELDAASAAGFQTAWIQRDQSLIQKPPHQCLESFSNLDLS comes from the coding sequence ATGATCAAGGCGATTGTCACCGATATTGAAGGCACCACGAGCGCCATCGACTTTGTTCACAAAACACTCTTTCCCTACGCGGCGGCAAAACTGCCAGACTTTGTCAGAGCAAACGCCAATACCCCCGCCGTGAAAGCCGTATTAAGGGAAACCGCCCAAATTGCGAATCTAGATACCAGCCACACTGAAGCATTAATTCAGCAACTGTTGGACTGGATTGCCGAAGATAAAAAGATCACCCCACTAAAAACCATACAGGGGCTGATCTGGGAAGACGGCTATCGCCAGGGTGATTACCAAGCGCATATGTATCAGGATGCAGTGACAAAGCTAAAAGAGTGGCACCAGCAAGGCATTCCTCTTTACGTTTATTCATCCGGCTCCATTCACGCTCAAAAATTATTCTTTGAATTCAGTGAAGCAGGCAATTTACTGCCACTCTTCAGTGGCCACTTTGACACCACCACCGGTCCGAAAAAAGAAGCCGCCTCCTACCAGGCAATTCAACAAGCCCTGAATATACCGGCAACAGACATCTTATTTCTTTCAGATATTGTCGAAGAACTGGACGCCGCCAGCGCGGCAGGATTTCAAACCGCGTGGATTCAACGCGACCAAAGCCTCATCCAAAAGCCGCCTCATCAATGTTTAGAAAGCTTTAGCAATCTAGACTTGTCATGA
- a CDS encoding acireductone dioxygenase produces the protein MTTLKIFADTNQHDAIWSGDKPADIAKNLKEAGIRFEQWSTRDDILAGANQDAVIAAYQTEIRKLIDEEGYQTVDVISLNSDNPQKDELRQKFLSEHTHSEDEVRFFVQGQGLFALHIGDKVYEVLCEKGDLLSVPANTPHWFDLGPSPDLVAIRFFNNPDGWVAHYTGSSIADHYSRIEA, from the coding sequence ATGACAACGCTGAAAATTTTTGCCGACACCAATCAACATGACGCTATTTGGAGCGGAGATAAGCCCGCCGATATTGCCAAAAATTTAAAAGAAGCCGGTATACGCTTTGAACAGTGGTCAACCCGGGACGATATTCTGGCCGGTGCCAACCAAGATGCTGTCATTGCCGCCTATCAGACTGAAATTCGCAAATTGATCGATGAAGAGGGCTATCAAACCGTCGATGTCATCAGCCTGAACAGCGACAACCCGCAAAAAGACGAACTTCGCCAAAAATTTCTCTCCGAGCATACCCACAGCGAAGATGAAGTGCGTTTCTTTGTTCAAGGCCAAGGACTGTTTGCCCTGCATATTGGCGACAAAGTTTATGAGGTGCTCTGCGAAAAAGGCGATCTCCTCAGCGTCCCCGCCAATACCCCCCACTGGTTTGACCTAGGTCCCTCACCAGACCTGGTGGCAATTCGTTTTTTTAACAACCCGGATGGCTGGGTCGCCCATTACACCGGTAGCAGCATTGCTGATCATTACTCCCGAATTGAGGCCTAA
- a CDS encoding methylthioribulose 1-phosphate dehydratase has protein sequence MIDRKTFYQQATALAAAGDALYQRGWVPATSGNFSMRLSENTATVTASGKHKGRLAPTDFIAVDLSGNTLTDGKPSAETELHTQLYARFTDIGAVLHCHSPKATVLSMLMGESTELIFEGYELQKAFAGINSHDSRVTIPIFENSQDIHALALEVDQYLIAHPDCPGYLIRGHGIYCWADSLDNCMHRLEALDFLLSCELEMRRHH, from the coding sequence ATGATTGATCGCAAAACATTCTATCAACAGGCTACTGCATTGGCTGCGGCTGGCGACGCACTTTATCAGCGCGGCTGGGTACCCGCGACCAGCGGCAATTTTTCTATGCGACTCAGCGAAAATACCGCGACAGTCACCGCCTCTGGCAAACATAAGGGCCGTTTAGCGCCAACGGATTTTATTGCCGTTGACCTAAGCGGCAACACACTTACCGACGGCAAACCCTCCGCAGAAACAGAGCTTCACACACAGCTCTATGCCCGCTTTACGGACATTGGCGCGGTTCTCCATTGCCACTCCCCCAAAGCAACCGTTTTATCTATGCTAATGGGCGAAAGCACCGAGCTGATTTTTGAAGGCTATGAACTACAGAAAGCTTTTGCTGGCATCAACAGCCATGACAGCCGAGTCACCATCCCTATTTTTGAGAACAGCCAAGATATTCACGCCCTCGCCCTTGAAGTGGACCAATACCTCATAGCGCACCCCGACTGTCCCGGCTACCTCATTCGCGGCCACGGAATTTATTGCTGGGCTGATAGTCTGGACAATTGTATGCACAGGCTGGAAGCGCTGGACTTTTTGCTGTCCTGCGAGCTGGAAATGCGGCGCCACCACTGA